Proteins co-encoded in one Solea senegalensis isolate Sse05_10M linkage group LG8, IFAPA_SoseM_1, whole genome shotgun sequence genomic window:
- the LOC122773815 gene encoding periostin-like isoform X3, which translates to MKPLFVAAFALFVLSTFDQAESSAYDKIVAHSRIRARKEGPNVCALQQVMGTKKKYFSTCRNWYQGAICGKKATVLYECCPGYMKLDGMRGCPAVAPIDHVYNTLGLVKATSTQKYADVSKLRPEVEGSGSFTFFAPSNEAWDNLDESMKSALVSNVNIELYNALHYHMVNKRLLTKDLKNGLKVTSMYNDLSLLINHYSNGVVTVNCARIIYGNQVATNGVVHVIDRVISAVGNTIQNVIEVDDDLSILGDVGMAAGMLDKLGEPGHYTLFAPTNSAFEKLGIDVLERLQSNEVAVKALLNFHLLDSVQCSEAIIAGSTYETLEGTNIEIGCDGESLTVNGVKMVLKKDIVTSNGVIHLIDQVLMPDSAKQVMELVGSSQSTFGDMVSELGLAAAMRPEAEYTLLAPLNAAFTTEMMSMDQRMFKLILENHILKKKVVLGQLYNGQLLETIGGKMLRVFIYRTAVCIENSCMIRGSKEGSNGALHLMRTFLKPSEKNIFEILTSNGGFKIFLSLMEAAGLTDLLKQEGDFTMFAPSDKAFASLSSSDLELLKGDINALRTILLYHISNGIYIGGGLETGVTNLLRSLQGSNLRLIFANNTVQVNSVQVPDSDIMATNGVIHFVNQVLYPGDIPVGSQDLMMLLKRLISYMQIKYISGFKYQEIPLTFMKRIITRVVEAAPEVTKVTRVIESKPSVTKVTRVIEGKPSVTKVTRVIENSPAITKVTRVVTGPQYSVSSGSTKIAMEEFTGIEANAGLDSEKLTKIMEAGNRRRVSQ; encoded by the exons gaCTGTGCTGTATGAGTGCTGCCCCGGGTACATGAAGCTGGACGGCATGCGCGGTTGCCCTGCAG TGGCTCCAATTGACCATGTGTACAACACCTTGGGCCTGGTAAAAGCCACATCTACTCAGAAATACGCTGATGTTTCAAAGCTGAGGCCTGAGGTTGAGGGATCTGGATCTTTCACCTTCTTTGCTCCAAGCAATGAGGCCTGGGACAATTTGGATGAG TCAATGAAGAGTGCACTGGTCAGCAATGTCAACATTGAGCTGTACAACGCTCTGCATTATCACATGGTCAACAAACGCCTCTTAACCAAAGATTTAAAGAACGGATTGAAAGTCACCTCCATGTACAATGACCTGAGTCTCCTTATTAACCATTATTCCAATGGG GTGGTGACTGTAAACTGCGCCAGAATTATCTACGGCAACCAGGTCGCCACCAACGGAGTCGTGCACGTCATCGACCGTGTGATCAGTGCTGTCGGAAACACCATCCAGAATGTTATCGAGGTTGATGATGACCTGTCAATTCTGGGT GATGTGGGTATGGCTGCTGGGATGCTGGACAAGCTGGGCGAGCCAGGACATTACACTCTCTTTGCCCCGACCAACAGTGCCTTTGAGAAGCTTGGCATCGACGTGCTGGAGAGACTTCAGAGCAACGAGGTGGCGGTCAAAG CTCTTCTGAATTTCCATCTTCTGGACTCAGTCCAGTGCTCTGAGGCTATAATCGCTGGTAGCACTTACGAGACGCTGGAGGGCACCAACATTGAGATCGGCTGTGACGGCGAAAGTTTAACTGTCAACGGCGTCAAGATGGTGCTCAAGAAGGACATTGTCACCAGCAACGGTGTCATCCACCTTATCGACCAAGTGCTCATGCCAGACTCAG CTAAACAGGTGATGGAGTTGGTGGGAAGCTCCCAGTCGACTTTTGGCGACATGGTGTCCGAGCTGGGTCTTGCTGCCGCCATGAGACCGGAGGCTGAGTACACTCTGCTGGCTCCCCTCAACGCTGCCTTCACTA CTGAGATGATGTCCATGGATCAGAGGATGTTCAAGCTCATCCTGGAGAATCACATCTTGAAGAAAAAGGTTGTCCTGGGACAGCTGTACAACGGCCAGCTCCTCGAGACCATTGGAGGAAAAATGCTGAGGGTATTCATCTATCGCACA GCCGTGTGCATTGAGAACTCCTGTATGATCAGGGGCAGTAAGGAAGGAAGCAATGGAGCGCTTCACCTCATGAGGACGTTTTTGAAACCAtctgaaaaaaacatctttgagATTCTGACATCTAACGGAGGCTTCAA GATCTTTTTGTCGCTGATGGAAGCTGCAGGCTTGACCGATCTGCTGAAACAGGAGGGAGACTTCACTATGTTTGCCCCAAGTGATAAGGCTTTCGCTTCTCTGAGCAGCAGCGATTTGGAATTGTTGAAGG GTGACATAAATGCCCTCAGAACCATCCTTCTGTATCATATCAGCAACGGCATCTACATTGGTGGTGGTTTGGAGACTGGAGTGACAAACCTGCTCAGGTCTCTGCAGGGCAGCAATCTCAGATTGATTTTT GCAAACAACACTGTACAAGTGAATTCTGTCCAAGTCCCCGACTCTGATATCATGGCCACAAACGGAGTGATTCATTTTGTCAACCAAGTCTTGTATCCCGGAG ATATCCCAGTTGGAAGCCAGGATCTTATGATGCTACTGAAGAGGCTCATCAGCTACATGCAAATCAAG tacatttcTGGATTCAAATACCAGGAAATTCCCCTCACATTCATGA AAAGGATCATTACTCGTGTCGTCGAGGCAG cTCCTGAAGTGACCAAAGTGACCAGAGTTATTGAGAGCAAACCAAGTGTCACCAAGGTTACTAGGGTTATTGAAGGAAAGCCCTCCGTGACCAAGGTCACAAGAGTAATCGAGAATAGCCCAGCCATCACCAAAGTCACCAGGGTTGTCACAG GCCCTCAGTACTCAGTCAGCAGTGGCAGCACCAAAATCGCAATGGAAG aatTCACTGGCATTGAAGCCAACGCTGGTCTGGACAGTGAGAAACTAACCAAAATCATGGAAG ctgGCAACAGGAGGAGAGTTAGTCAATGA
- the LOC122773815 gene encoding periostin-like isoform X2 has protein sequence MKPLFVAAFALFVLSTFDQAESSAYDKIVAHSRIRARKEGPNVCALQQVMGTKKKYFSTCRNWYQGAICGKKATVLYECCPGYMKLDGMRGCPAVAPIDHVYNTLGLVKATSTQKYADVSKLRPEVEGSGSFTFFAPSNEAWDNLDESMKSALVSNVNIELYNALHYHMVNKRLLTKDLKNGLKVTSMYNDLSLLINHYSNGVVTVNCARIIYGNQVATNGVVHVIDRVISAVGNTIQNVIEVDDDLSILGDVGMAAGMLDKLGEPGHYTLFAPTNSAFEKLGIDVLERLQSNEVAVKALLNFHLLDSVQCSEAIIAGSTYETLEGTNIEIGCDGESLTVNGVKMVLKKDIVTSNGVIHLIDQVLMPDSAKQVMELVGSSQSTFGDMVSELGLAAAMRPEAEYTLLAPLNAAFTTEMMSMDQRMFKLILENHILKKKVVLGQLYNGQLLETIGGKMLRVFIYRTAVCIENSCMIRGSKEGSNGALHLMRTFLKPSEKNIFEILTSNGGFKIFLSLMEAAGLTDLLKQEGDFTMFAPSDKAFASLSSSDLELLKGDINALRTILLYHISNGIYIGGGLETGVTNLLRSLQGSNLRLIFANNTVQVNSVQVPDSDIMATNGVIHFVNQVLYPGDIPVGSQDLMMLLKRLISYMQIKYISGFKYQEIPLTFMTPEVTKVTRVIESKPSVTKVTRVIEGKPSVTKVTRVIENSPAITKVTRVVTGPQYSVSSGSTKIAMEEFTGIEANAGLDSEKLTKIMEESSTRRIGSRRVIAGNRRRVSQ, from the exons gaCTGTGCTGTATGAGTGCTGCCCCGGGTACATGAAGCTGGACGGCATGCGCGGTTGCCCTGCAG TGGCTCCAATTGACCATGTGTACAACACCTTGGGCCTGGTAAAAGCCACATCTACTCAGAAATACGCTGATGTTTCAAAGCTGAGGCCTGAGGTTGAGGGATCTGGATCTTTCACCTTCTTTGCTCCAAGCAATGAGGCCTGGGACAATTTGGATGAG TCAATGAAGAGTGCACTGGTCAGCAATGTCAACATTGAGCTGTACAACGCTCTGCATTATCACATGGTCAACAAACGCCTCTTAACCAAAGATTTAAAGAACGGATTGAAAGTCACCTCCATGTACAATGACCTGAGTCTCCTTATTAACCATTATTCCAATGGG GTGGTGACTGTAAACTGCGCCAGAATTATCTACGGCAACCAGGTCGCCACCAACGGAGTCGTGCACGTCATCGACCGTGTGATCAGTGCTGTCGGAAACACCATCCAGAATGTTATCGAGGTTGATGATGACCTGTCAATTCTGGGT GATGTGGGTATGGCTGCTGGGATGCTGGACAAGCTGGGCGAGCCAGGACATTACACTCTCTTTGCCCCGACCAACAGTGCCTTTGAGAAGCTTGGCATCGACGTGCTGGAGAGACTTCAGAGCAACGAGGTGGCGGTCAAAG CTCTTCTGAATTTCCATCTTCTGGACTCAGTCCAGTGCTCTGAGGCTATAATCGCTGGTAGCACTTACGAGACGCTGGAGGGCACCAACATTGAGATCGGCTGTGACGGCGAAAGTTTAACTGTCAACGGCGTCAAGATGGTGCTCAAGAAGGACATTGTCACCAGCAACGGTGTCATCCACCTTATCGACCAAGTGCTCATGCCAGACTCAG CTAAACAGGTGATGGAGTTGGTGGGAAGCTCCCAGTCGACTTTTGGCGACATGGTGTCCGAGCTGGGTCTTGCTGCCGCCATGAGACCGGAGGCTGAGTACACTCTGCTGGCTCCCCTCAACGCTGCCTTCACTA CTGAGATGATGTCCATGGATCAGAGGATGTTCAAGCTCATCCTGGAGAATCACATCTTGAAGAAAAAGGTTGTCCTGGGACAGCTGTACAACGGCCAGCTCCTCGAGACCATTGGAGGAAAAATGCTGAGGGTATTCATCTATCGCACA GCCGTGTGCATTGAGAACTCCTGTATGATCAGGGGCAGTAAGGAAGGAAGCAATGGAGCGCTTCACCTCATGAGGACGTTTTTGAAACCAtctgaaaaaaacatctttgagATTCTGACATCTAACGGAGGCTTCAA GATCTTTTTGTCGCTGATGGAAGCTGCAGGCTTGACCGATCTGCTGAAACAGGAGGGAGACTTCACTATGTTTGCCCCAAGTGATAAGGCTTTCGCTTCTCTGAGCAGCAGCGATTTGGAATTGTTGAAGG GTGACATAAATGCCCTCAGAACCATCCTTCTGTATCATATCAGCAACGGCATCTACATTGGTGGTGGTTTGGAGACTGGAGTGACAAACCTGCTCAGGTCTCTGCAGGGCAGCAATCTCAGATTGATTTTT GCAAACAACACTGTACAAGTGAATTCTGTCCAAGTCCCCGACTCTGATATCATGGCCACAAACGGAGTGATTCATTTTGTCAACCAAGTCTTGTATCCCGGAG ATATCCCAGTTGGAAGCCAGGATCTTATGATGCTACTGAAGAGGCTCATCAGCTACATGCAAATCAAG tacatttcTGGATTCAAATACCAGGAAATTCCCCTCACATTCATGA cTCCTGAAGTGACCAAAGTGACCAGAGTTATTGAGAGCAAACCAAGTGTCACCAAGGTTACTAGGGTTATTGAAGGAAAGCCCTCCGTGACCAAGGTCACAAGAGTAATCGAGAATAGCCCAGCCATCACCAAAGTCACCAGGGTTGTCACAG GCCCTCAGTACTCAGTCAGCAGTGGCAGCACCAAAATCGCAATGGAAG aatTCACTGGCATTGAAGCCAACGCTGGTCTGGACAGTGAGAAACTAACCAAAATCATGGAAG AGAGTTCTACAAGAAGAATTGGCTCCCGCAGAGttatag ctgGCAACAGGAGGAGAGTTAGTCAATGA
- the LOC122773815 gene encoding periostin-like isoform X1, whose translation MKPLFVAAFALFVLSTFDQAESSAYDKIVAHSRIRARKEGPNVCALQQVMGTKKKYFSTCRNWYQGAICGKKATVLYECCPGYMKLDGMRGCPAVAPIDHVYNTLGLVKATSTQKYADVSKLRPEVEGSGSFTFFAPSNEAWDNLDESMKSALVSNVNIELYNALHYHMVNKRLLTKDLKNGLKVTSMYNDLSLLINHYSNGVVTVNCARIIYGNQVATNGVVHVIDRVISAVGNTIQNVIEVDDDLSILGDVGMAAGMLDKLGEPGHYTLFAPTNSAFEKLGIDVLERLQSNEVAVKALLNFHLLDSVQCSEAIIAGSTYETLEGTNIEIGCDGESLTVNGVKMVLKKDIVTSNGVIHLIDQVLMPDSAKQVMELVGSSQSTFGDMVSELGLAAAMRPEAEYTLLAPLNAAFTTEMMSMDQRMFKLILENHILKKKVVLGQLYNGQLLETIGGKMLRVFIYRTAVCIENSCMIRGSKEGSNGALHLMRTFLKPSEKNIFEILTSNGGFKIFLSLMEAAGLTDLLKQEGDFTMFAPSDKAFASLSSSDLELLKGDINALRTILLYHISNGIYIGGGLETGVTNLLRSLQGSNLRLIFANNTVQVNSVQVPDSDIMATNGVIHFVNQVLYPGDIPVGSQDLMMLLKRLISYMQIKYISGFKYQEIPLTFMKRIITRVVEAAPEVTKVTRVIESKPSVTKVTRVIEGKPSVTKVTRVIENSPAITKVTRVVTGPQYSVSSGSTKIAMEEFTGIEANAGLDSEKLTKIMEESSTRRIGSRRVIAGNRRRVSQ comes from the exons gaCTGTGCTGTATGAGTGCTGCCCCGGGTACATGAAGCTGGACGGCATGCGCGGTTGCCCTGCAG TGGCTCCAATTGACCATGTGTACAACACCTTGGGCCTGGTAAAAGCCACATCTACTCAGAAATACGCTGATGTTTCAAAGCTGAGGCCTGAGGTTGAGGGATCTGGATCTTTCACCTTCTTTGCTCCAAGCAATGAGGCCTGGGACAATTTGGATGAG TCAATGAAGAGTGCACTGGTCAGCAATGTCAACATTGAGCTGTACAACGCTCTGCATTATCACATGGTCAACAAACGCCTCTTAACCAAAGATTTAAAGAACGGATTGAAAGTCACCTCCATGTACAATGACCTGAGTCTCCTTATTAACCATTATTCCAATGGG GTGGTGACTGTAAACTGCGCCAGAATTATCTACGGCAACCAGGTCGCCACCAACGGAGTCGTGCACGTCATCGACCGTGTGATCAGTGCTGTCGGAAACACCATCCAGAATGTTATCGAGGTTGATGATGACCTGTCAATTCTGGGT GATGTGGGTATGGCTGCTGGGATGCTGGACAAGCTGGGCGAGCCAGGACATTACACTCTCTTTGCCCCGACCAACAGTGCCTTTGAGAAGCTTGGCATCGACGTGCTGGAGAGACTTCAGAGCAACGAGGTGGCGGTCAAAG CTCTTCTGAATTTCCATCTTCTGGACTCAGTCCAGTGCTCTGAGGCTATAATCGCTGGTAGCACTTACGAGACGCTGGAGGGCACCAACATTGAGATCGGCTGTGACGGCGAAAGTTTAACTGTCAACGGCGTCAAGATGGTGCTCAAGAAGGACATTGTCACCAGCAACGGTGTCATCCACCTTATCGACCAAGTGCTCATGCCAGACTCAG CTAAACAGGTGATGGAGTTGGTGGGAAGCTCCCAGTCGACTTTTGGCGACATGGTGTCCGAGCTGGGTCTTGCTGCCGCCATGAGACCGGAGGCTGAGTACACTCTGCTGGCTCCCCTCAACGCTGCCTTCACTA CTGAGATGATGTCCATGGATCAGAGGATGTTCAAGCTCATCCTGGAGAATCACATCTTGAAGAAAAAGGTTGTCCTGGGACAGCTGTACAACGGCCAGCTCCTCGAGACCATTGGAGGAAAAATGCTGAGGGTATTCATCTATCGCACA GCCGTGTGCATTGAGAACTCCTGTATGATCAGGGGCAGTAAGGAAGGAAGCAATGGAGCGCTTCACCTCATGAGGACGTTTTTGAAACCAtctgaaaaaaacatctttgagATTCTGACATCTAACGGAGGCTTCAA GATCTTTTTGTCGCTGATGGAAGCTGCAGGCTTGACCGATCTGCTGAAACAGGAGGGAGACTTCACTATGTTTGCCCCAAGTGATAAGGCTTTCGCTTCTCTGAGCAGCAGCGATTTGGAATTGTTGAAGG GTGACATAAATGCCCTCAGAACCATCCTTCTGTATCATATCAGCAACGGCATCTACATTGGTGGTGGTTTGGAGACTGGAGTGACAAACCTGCTCAGGTCTCTGCAGGGCAGCAATCTCAGATTGATTTTT GCAAACAACACTGTACAAGTGAATTCTGTCCAAGTCCCCGACTCTGATATCATGGCCACAAACGGAGTGATTCATTTTGTCAACCAAGTCTTGTATCCCGGAG ATATCCCAGTTGGAAGCCAGGATCTTATGATGCTACTGAAGAGGCTCATCAGCTACATGCAAATCAAG tacatttcTGGATTCAAATACCAGGAAATTCCCCTCACATTCATGA AAAGGATCATTACTCGTGTCGTCGAGGCAG cTCCTGAAGTGACCAAAGTGACCAGAGTTATTGAGAGCAAACCAAGTGTCACCAAGGTTACTAGGGTTATTGAAGGAAAGCCCTCCGTGACCAAGGTCACAAGAGTAATCGAGAATAGCCCAGCCATCACCAAAGTCACCAGGGTTGTCACAG GCCCTCAGTACTCAGTCAGCAGTGGCAGCACCAAAATCGCAATGGAAG aatTCACTGGCATTGAAGCCAACGCTGGTCTGGACAGTGAGAAACTAACCAAAATCATGGAAG AGAGTTCTACAAGAAGAATTGGCTCCCGCAGAGttatag ctgGCAACAGGAGGAGAGTTAGTCAATGA